From the genome of Triticum aestivum cultivar Chinese Spring chromosome 1A, IWGSC CS RefSeq v2.1, whole genome shotgun sequence:
CATGATCCTTGTGCCTATCCCTATCACGCCGGTCACGCCCACGGTCTCTCTCCTGGTCCCGTTCTCGGTCCCTATCACGAGTTCTCTCACGATCTCTATGGTGGTGCCTATCTTCCCTTGGATCACGATCACGGGTCCTGTCATGTGAGCGTTCACGAGTTTTCTCGTCACGATCTCTTTCCCGTACCCTATCACGAGATTTCTCACGATCCCTGCAGCAAAAGTATTACGTCACTTTAGCAAATAATATAAGCATCAAGGTAACAGCGAGCAATATATAAGGATATAAAATGCTTACCGATCTGCAGGACGATCATCCCTCCTAGGCTCTTCTGATCTGGGTCGCCCAGCAGCGTTCTGTTGCTCTCTGATAAGTGGTAACCAAAACATATTAGCACAAGATACTAATTACATCATCTAACATACGGACAACATCAATATAATACCCTAAAGCCCCCAAAAACGTTCTGCACCACCAGCTATACACAGAAACAGAACCAAGGTTACTATCATACACATGTTAATACCGCGTTATACCCTGATATATCAACAATAATGCAGTATCAAACATCAGTGTGGATGAACAATGTCAAACTCATTATAGACCGttaatacatactccctccgtccggaaatacttgtctaagaaatggataaaatggatgtatctataactaaaataagtctacatacatccattactaggacaagtattttcggacggagggagtataaaggtATATCAGACAGTAGAGAGAAATGcagtaacaagaaaattaagtatTCTTACCTAGCAGAATGCTTCTGGGCAGCATCTTCACCACCAATCCTGCTTGATCCAAGTCCACCACCCAATCTCCTAGGACGCCAATTTGGAACAGTTCTACCACGCTCTACGTCAACAAGCACCCTTTTGTTATCCACTTTTCTCCCATCAGCTTGCTTATAAGCACCTGGTGACAACAAAGCATGAAATGGGTCAGTCATCAAGCCATGCAAGCCTACATTGAGTTTGAATGACCAATGAACTTACTTTTCATGTCCCGAGTGTGTGCATACTCTACGAATGCATATCCTCTAGGTTTATTTGTTACCTTGTCGGTTACGAGCCGTACCTGCAAAGCTCAAAAACAGCAATTAAAGATTTTTTAGAAATAAACCTGCATTCAACTTAAGAAATACTACTGGCTATCAATACATACACTAGTTTGTTTGGCTAAAAACATATTTCATTGTTGCACGACAGGAAGGCACTAGCCTAACTAGCCGTGCTAACCTTGCATATGTAGAGCTTCCGCATAAGGATTGAAATCCAGCACACATGAACATGAAGTCTCGCCGATTCGCACATGTTGGAAAATACATCCCACACCCCCTTACCAGGGAACTTGCTTAATAAAGGGAAAAAATGTACTGCAGAGACTAAATACTATACCAAGTTACCCTCACCGTTGTTGCTTATAATTTGTTCAACCTTTGTGGCGAAGAAAACAAAATAGCCAAAGCAATTACATGAATCAAGGTGATAATAGTGCAGGGTAGGTAAGTATTCCTTACACACATGGAAATGGAGTAGACTCTTCAACTCTAGGAGTTGAGAGATACCATACGCATTATACGTTTGTGTTGTTTCCTCCATGAGAAGCAGAACTTGGCAGCAGCGCTAGTACCATAACAGCTCATGGAAAGTAACTACAAATACTACTCACCAGTGGACCTACCCAATTAGGTCTCAGGGCGTAGAAATCGCCTGCAGATAAGCTGCTCTTTAAGACAAAAGTGATCTACACTTCTGCCATTATAAGAATTCTTCATGCTTTGTCAGCTCCAGTTAATCAATATGGGAGATTTTGTGGGGCAGGAAAGAACCAATCATGAAAGCAACACTACCTTGTGGTGCCATGGCAAAAGCAAATTGTTTGCTCTGTTCCTCACGATTTTTCTCAAGAAATCAAGCATCAAAATTACCTTTGCATGCACATTTCTTTTACCAGAGAAATTTACAGTCTTCAAATGTTCTACCAACAGTGCACAGATTAAATGGCTTGCCAAGGATTCATACAGTATACCAAACTGATTGCTGCCTCGTCTGAACTCTGTTTAATTATCTACCAAGAAATGCATCGATTTCCATATGGACATCTATGGCTTACAGGGAGAAATGGTGTCATGACCCCCAAATTGAAAGATGCCTATCGAATATATTACCCAAAAAAACGTACACGAATACGCAGCAAAGAGAAAATATAATGTCGGCTCGCATTACTAAACTTGCTAAGaacaagaaagaggaaggaaatagAACATGGAAAGATAGGTTTTCAACGTTCtttggaaaaagtttcaaagaacaCATGCTTTGTGTGTCGGAGGTTCTTTCTATCTTGGTATGAAAGGTTCCCAACTTGGTGGAAGCAACAAGAGAACATGCAGAATGACCTCATTCCCAAGTAGCACTTTGTGACAGCAGCTGCCAGGAGGCTATATAAGGCAGCAAAGCAAATTTTCCCCAGATTTCACGCACGATAGTTTAGCAACCAGAATAACTGAAAACCTTACCAATGAGGAATAACATCACCTGTACTGGTATTTACCATGTACACTTACCCTTTTAATAGGCCCATAAGCTTCAAAGTCCCTTTTAACCTTCTGCTCGGATGTCTCGTAGCCCTGCAACAGTTTCAAAAATTCAGTGAGAACTAAGTTACAAAAAAAACTTATTGATTGCACTGTTTTCACAGGAATTAAGAAAATCTGAATGATGGGGTAAAATACTCACAAGTCGTGCAACAAAGAGTGTTTTGTATGGATCTCCAGTGACATTGGGGTCATTTTGTGGGTCATCTACATAAAATAGTTTAAAAATAACAATGTTAGCAGTACATATATATAACACGAAAAGGGCAGTGTGGCTTCAGAAACAACTTACACTTCTGGAGCTCTTCAGCAACCTTAGCTGCACCTTCCTCAAGCTTAAGTTGACGGATTCTATCCTTCTTTTCAGCCTATTAACACAAAATTTAATACTAAAATAAGAGATAGACTAGCAATAAATAACTATAAAACTTGAGTAATATTTGAATCTATAGCTCGCTAATTTATATGTACTCATGCAAGAAATTAACTTTGCATTATTTCATTGGATCAATCTCAAATGTCCATGCTGTTTAGAAAGCCTTACTATCAAAATTCACATGACAGCATTGACAACTTAATTACTGGGAGTTCACCACTgtaatttattttttatttgattattTCAGGTGCACTAAAAAGCCCAAGTACCCACCCCACCCTGTAAACTCCTAAACATAATTGCATATCAAGAGGTACTATATGATCATGAGCACACAACTTGGGGGAAGGATACCAGTGCCGCTACAGAATGCCTGCACATAAGAGGTACTATATCTATATGAttactaactactccctccgttccgaattacttgtcgcaggtatggatgtatcgatgtattttagttctagatacatccatttctgcaacgagtaatttggaacggagggagtacacaactTGGGACAAGGATACCGCCACAGAATGTCCATGCCAGCTGATTCAGCGCAAACTGCAGCAACAAGACCAAAAACATACCCTAGTCTCGCATGTGGGGACAGGCGGAGCATACTCGGGGTCACCAGGCTCTGCGAACCTCGATACAAACTGCGACATTCCTGCAAACCGATCAAAAACAGTCCATCAGCAGGGCCGCTGGCATCAAGCACAAACATAGTTGCGCGATGGGGATTTTTTGAATTAAAGGGTTGGCCCCCAATTTCATTACGGAGTACTTAAATTGATAAGATGCACGATGGGAATTACCAGAGTAAGCCGGCAACTTGCGCTTCTCGAGCGGCGGCTTGTGCTCGAGCGGTGGCCGTGGCTCGAACAGCTTCAGCAGGTTCGTCGTCAGCCCCGTCGGATGGCTCTGCCCGATCTGCCACCAAACAGCAACACAGAATCAAATCTCGGATAGAAAGACAGATCGAACGGAGAAGGCgagaggctagggttaggtctAGAGGGGGAGCGGCGAAGGCTTACGAGCTTGAGCTGGAGGAGGTTGGCGCGGCTCTGCGCCTTCACGCGGGACTGCACGCCCGCGTCCTGGTTCCGCATCATCGCGTTCCCGTAGTcgcccatggcggcggcggcggatttgCGAGCTCGGAGGAGATTGTTCGAAGTGGGGAGAGGGTTTGGTCAGTTTTTAACGGAGCCTGTGGGCGTGGGCCGGTTCCGTCACTGATTCGATGGACCCGTAGTCGTGAGCGGCCTACATGTCAGCTTCTGCTAATTATATtataaaataaaaagaagaaaaacatgTTAGAGCATTTCTAATAGTACCCCTAAACCCTTAAATCTGTAAAAATAACTGTTTTTTACAGTTTGGACAGAAAAAAGTGCGTAGACTAGACCCCTTTAACCCTTAGACCCTTAAATTTTTTTAGAAGCCCAACCCGAAAACACATCTCCAACCTGTAGAAGTGGGGGTTTGGGAGGAAAACAGGGGTCAACTTGCAATCCTAGCAACGACGCGCGAGAGGGAAGTTTCATCCTCCCcaacctccgcgccgccgccgccgccgcgcggatccggccgcccgccgccgtccccgccgtccCGCCGGCGCCTCACGCCTCGGCCGCGTCCATCCCCGGCCCCGGACGGCCGCGCCTCCTCCTCTCCGCGCGGATCGCCGCCCTTGCCCGCCCTCCGCTGCCGGAGGTGATGCGTTGCGCCGTCCTTCCGTCACCGTCGCGGCCCGCATCGAGCAGGGCGAGGCGAGCGGCCGCGCGCGCGGCTCAGCGTGAGGAGGGCGCGGACGTCGGCCACGGTAGCAGGCACTCAGCAAGCCGGTCTCGGCAGAGAAGAAATCATAGGCACGCCTCAATGTTGTTGCCTGTTGTCTGTATGAATTTCTTCGTGCCCCCCTTGCTTGGAGCTTAATTTTAGTCCGGCGTCGGTGTTTGCCACTCTTTGCACCGCGCGGCACATGCCCACGAGCTGTTTGATGCTTTGCGTCAACGAGTTCGAGCGGGCCTAGTTCTTGGTTCATCCACATGTTTATCAAAAGCAATATGTTTCTTGTGTCAGGAGGTTTCCGAGAAATGATCGAGGTATACATTCACTAATCAGTTGCACTAACGGTACTTTTGGAGTATCAGAACAGGGTCAAATTTGTCCGTCCTTATAAAATCGTCAAACTTTGATAATTGCTATATTTGTATGTCACACCAAGCTTTACTTTTAGCATATCTATAGTTTGAAGACAGACATTGGTGCTAAAATTTTCATCTATATTATCTGTTGGACCATTAAACAAGGACATGTTTCTTCTTTAGATCTAAAaacattgtaatttgattaatgttGGATCATTCGGTGGTGTAATAATTTGATTAATGGAATTTGTGATATGTCATATGATAAAATGTGATGAAATGTGTGATATGTGAAATGACAGTTTTAAAGGTTGGggttgaggcaaagactagaaccctcaaatccaacccttaaagcagtttaagggttgggtttgagggttctagtattTACCCttgtttttcaacccttaaaagtgtcaaaaagtggcacttctcaacccttagaattgctttaaggatttgagggtttgagggttctactagtaatgctcttagcTTCTGCTTCACAACCATGACCTGTGGAGCCCACGCTCGTGCGGCGGACGACCAAACCTTGTCGGTTGCTTCTCCCTCCACAGGCGGTATCGTCTCTACTCGTCGTCGCTGGAGTGCGCACTCCAGACACATTCGCTTCCTCTCGGCCATGACTGGCGCATGCTACGCTCGTCGCTCCGCCTTTTCGCCAACCTgtcacaagttcgtttcctctctTACTTCCGTCGCCTCAGTGAGTCGGACTGCGCCCCTTCGGTCACCTCCAGTGCAGCCATCCTCCATGCAATGAGCGTCGCTCCATGTACTGCGAGGCGGCGGACCTATTTGTGCTCTGGAGGGGCGCTCCCACATCGCTGCCAGTGTCAAAGTTCCACGTCCTCATTCCAGGGCTTTGTTCGAAGGGCGCAATCGACAAGGCCCGCTTCCTGTTCGATGCAATGCAGGGTTCGAGGGTGACACCGTTGGTCCGCGTCTACAAGTCATTTGGGTCCGCACACTGCAAGGCAAGGCGCTTGCCCGAGACCGACGAGAGGTGGCGGGCACATCGCTTGTCCAGGCCTTCTCTCTCTACCAGGAGGGGCGGCTCGAACTGGCATATTGGGTGTGTTTCATAGGATGCGGGTGGATGAAGGTGTCAGGTTGGATGGATATGCTTATACAACAATGGTAGGTGGTTTATTTGAGCATGGGTATGCAGACCATGGTTGGGAGTTGTACGAGCAGATGAAGGACATGGCCCATGGGCATGGAGCCAAGCCCGGTGACATACAATGTGATGATGAAGTGGCATTTCAAGAGCAAATGGGTTGGTGCTGCAATGGCACTCTACGATGCAATGGTGAGCGGCAGTACTTGAGGTCTTACACTATTCTGATGGCATCGCTTTGCAAGGAAAGAAATTTTGTAGAAGCTAAGCAGATGTTCGATAAGATGCTAGAGAGGGGTGTTTCCCCTGATCATGTGGTGTTCATTTCAATAGCAAAGTTCTTACCCAAGGGCTGGGAGGTTTGATgagccacaagtatatgggataaaTTGgatctcttttcgataagtaagagtgtcgaacccaacgaggagcaaaaggaaatgacaagtggttttcagcaaggtaatgtctgcaagtgctaaaattgtaagtaacagaatagtttgatagcaaggtaatttgtaacgagcaagtaatgatgatagtagtaaaagtgcagcaaggttgcccaatccttttgaggcaaagtacaggccaaaacggtattttatgataagcaaagtgttcttgagggtacacgggaatctcatctagtcactttcaccacgttggttcgatttgtgttcgctactttgataatttgatatgtgggtggaccggtgcttaggtgatgttcttagttgaacaaacctcctacttatgactaaccctcccgcaagcatccgcaactacgagaaaagtattaagaataaattctaaccatagcattaaatttttggatccaatctgtcccttacggaataacgcataaactggggtttaagcttctgtcactctcgcaacccatcatctaattgctactccataatgcattcccttaggcccaaatatggtgaagtgtcatgtagtcgacgttcacatgacaccactaaggaaatcacaacatacatactatcaaaatatcgaacacttatcaagttcacatgattacttgcaacatgatttctcccgtgacctcgagaacaaaagtaaatactcacaaatgataagcatgctcaagatcagaggggtattaaatagcatattggatctgaacatataatcttccaccaaataaaccatatagtaatcaactacaagatgtaatcaacactactattcacccacaagcaccaatctatagttccagtaacaagattggacacaagagatgaactaggttttgaggtgagatggtgatgttgaagatgttgatggagattgccctccccaagatgggagagttgttggtgatgatgatgacgatgatttccccctccgggagggaagttctcccggcggaatcgctccgccggagggcaaaagtgctcctacccaagttccgcctcgagactgcggcgctccgtcccgaaagtcctctccttattttttttctaggtcaaaatgacttatataccagaagacgggcaccggaggtggccctaggtgagcacaacccaccagggcgcgcccaggtgggttgtgcccacctggtgggcctcctctgatacttatttgctccaatattcatcatatattccataaattctccatgaagttttagcctatttggagttgtgcaaaataggtagtctggcgtagcttttccagatccagatttccagctgccggaattctccctctttgtgtgtaccttgcaaattatgagagaaaacacattataattactccaaaaagcattatgatgtataaaaacatcataaataacagtatgaaaacatgatgcaaaatggacgtatcaaggtccTATGTGTTGAAAGCATTGAAGGTTGTTACCAAGTTGGATTGTAGcggctggtgaaggaaatatgccctagaggcaataataaagttgttattttatatttccttattcatgataaatgtttattattcatgctagaattgtattgactggaaaccttaatacatgcgtgaatacatagacaaacattgagTCCCTAGTgaggctctacttgactagctcgttgatcacagatggttaaggtttcctaaccatggacatgagttgtcatttgataaacgggatcacatcattaggagaatgatgtgatggacatgacccatctgttagcttagcatattgatcgttcagttttattgctattgctttcttcatgtcaaatacatattccttcgattgtgagattatgcaactcccggataccggaggaatgccttgtgtgctatcaaacgtcacaacgtaactgggtgattataaagatgctctacaggtatctccgaaggtatttgttgggttggcatagatcgagattaggatttgtcactccgagcatcggagaggtatctctaggccctctcgataatacacatcatgaGAAGCCTTGGAAGCAAATTAACTAATGAATTAGCTGTggggtgatgtattatggaacgagtaaagagacttgccggtaacgagattgaactatgtatgaagataccggcgatcgaatctcgggcatgtaacataccgatgatagagggaataacgtatattgtcataacggttcgaccgataaagatcttcatagaatatgtaggaaccaatatgagcatccaggttccgctattggttattggccgaagaggtgtctcggtcatgtctacatagttctcgaacccgtagggtccgcacgcttaacgttcgatgacgatttaatattatatgagttatgtgatttggtgaccgaatgttattcggagtcccggatgagatcactgacatgacaaggagtctcgaaatggttgagaggtaaagattgatatatatatatataggacgatggtattcagacaccggaagtgttccggatagtatcgggtatttatcggagtactagGGGGTTAGAGAAACCCcgcgggggaagatatgggccatatcggccataagaggggagcacaccagcccacaaggggtggcgctcCCCCTTAggcaggaggccgaataggagaaggaagagggggttcgccccccccccttcccttcATCCCTTCTCTCTTCCTTTTCCCCCCTCCGGAAATAAGGAAGGGGGAGTCCGAATTGGGGGAGGGGACGCCCCATGGCTGCTCCCCTCCtcatcccacctatatatacgtgggggaggggcgcctagaacacacaccaacaattgttagccgtgtgcggcgcccccctccacagtttacaccccggtcatagttttgcggtgcttaggcgaagccgtgcgagaatcacttcaccaccaccgtcaccacaccgtcgtgcttacggaactcatctacttcctcgacaccttgctggatcaagaaggcgagggacgtcatcgagctgaacgtgtgcagaactcggaggtgccgtatgttcggtgcttgattggtcagaactagaagaagttcgactacatcaaccgccttgtcaaacactttcgctttcggtctacgagggtacatggacacactctccccctctcgttgctatgcatctcctagatagatcttgcgtgagcgtaggaatttttttgaaattgcatgctacgtttcgcaacagtggcatcaaagccaggtctatgcgtagatgatatgcacgagtagaacacaaagagttgtgggcggtgatcatcacactgcttaccaccaatgtcttattttgattcagtggtattgttggatgaagcggcccaaacgaaccttacatgaccacattcatgagaccagttccatcggcagacatgcaactagttttgcataaaggtggctggcaggtgtatgtttctcc
Proteins encoded in this window:
- the LOC123048333 gene encoding U1 small nuclear ribonucleoprotein 70 kDa encodes the protein MGDYGNAMMRNQDAGVQSRVKAQSRANLLQLKLIGQSHPTGLTTNLLKLFEPRPPLEHKPPLEKRKLPAYSGMSQFVSRFAEPGDPEYAPPVPTCETRAEKKDRIRQLKLEEGAAKVAEELQKYDPQNDPNVTGDPYKTLFVARLGYETSEQKVKRDFEAYGPIKRVRLVTDKVTNKPRGYAFVEYAHTRDMKSAYKQADGRKVDNKRVLVDVERGRTVPNWRPRRLGGGLGSSRIGGEDAAQKHSAREQQNAAGRPRSEEPRRDDRPADRDREKSRDRVRERDRDEKTRERSHDRTRDRDPREDRHHHRDRERTRDRDRERDQERDRGRDRRDRDRHKDHGRDRDQDRDRKRERSHGRGRDRDRDYERASHEQDPRRDRDYKRARHEHDRGHLQESDADYGNGELGYNQHEHHRSHEQYGYGLDGHERSKRHEHYRDDPHSKMATNHQGQPENAEPAVPEEGEAYEEGDYQHIQASEYRN